From the genome of Leptolyngbya subtilissima AS-A7, one region includes:
- a CDS encoding helix-turn-helix domain-containing protein, giving the protein MTTTFQNGELRQLLREHVQNTQPELLANERDQTLTYPDWLGTGYKRDIDLPSGIALTLHRYRLHQNLVQACSPEQSSCFEFVFSLTTHSQYNEGPVLGDRQAHLLGPEWQDSCWREFADQDYLSVDIHLDPPLLTTLAESHSARLPKTLQNMLTGAQEFPFVDPIAITPEMQTALWQILQCPYQGLTQTLYLEAKSLELIALFLNAMDDGTVAKSILHQDDLERIHQARQILQSNLQTPPSLIDLARQVGLNDRKLKEGFRQAFNTTIFGYLTQQRMEKACQLLGQQRSVAVVAAIVGYASPTAFSGAFRRKFGVTPKAYQLANCRGA; this is encoded by the coding sequence GTGACGACTACCTTTCAAAATGGCGAATTGCGCCAGCTCCTGCGAGAGCATGTTCAGAACACGCAGCCAGAGCTATTGGCAAATGAACGGGATCAAACCCTAACCTATCCTGACTGGTTAGGTACTGGCTACAAGCGCGATATCGATCTGCCCAGTGGCATTGCTCTAACCCTGCACCGCTACCGTTTGCACCAAAATTTAGTGCAGGCCTGTTCGCCAGAGCAAAGCAGCTGTTTTGAATTTGTTTTTAGCCTGACAACTCACAGTCAATACAACGAAGGGCCAGTACTCGGCGATCGCCAGGCCCATTTGCTCGGCCCAGAATGGCAAGACAGCTGCTGGCGAGAATTTGCGGATCAAGACTATTTATCGGTCGATATTCATCTCGATCCACCCCTGCTAACGACGTTAGCTGAAAGTCACAGCGCTAGGCTACCAAAAACGCTGCAAAACATGCTGACGGGAGCACAGGAATTCCCCTTTGTTGACCCCATCGCGATCACGCCAGAAATGCAAACTGCCCTCTGGCAAATCCTACAGTGTCCTTACCAAGGACTGACCCAAACCCTTTACCTAGAGGCTAAATCCCTCGAACTGATTGCTCTTTTTCTAAACGCAATGGATGATGGTACCGTTGCTAAGTCCATCCTTCATCAAGATGATCTAGAACGTATCCACCAGGCGCGGCAAATTCTGCAAAGTAATCTGCAAACACCCCCTTCCCTAATCGATTTAGCCCGGCAGGTGGGCCTTAACGATCGCAAGCTCAAGGAAGGATTTCGTCAAGCATTTAACACTACCATTTTTGGCTATCTCACCCAGCAGCGGATGGAAAAAGCTTGCCAACTACTTGGGCAGCAACGCTCCGTTGCGGTCGTTGCGGCGATCGTCGGCTACGCCAGCCCAACTGCCTTCAGCGGAGCTTTTCGGCGCAAGTTTGGGGTGACGCCAAAGGCCTATCAATTAGCAAACTGTCGGGGGGCTTAG